CGCCAACCACACCTGGTCCCACGAGATCCTGACGGACAAGGAGCCCGAGGAGATACGGGCCGAGCTGGAGAGGACCCAGCTCGCGATCGAGGACATCACCGGGAAGAGGCCCAGGCTGATGCGTCCCCCGCAGGGCCGCACGGACGACACCGTCTCCGAGGTCTGCGAGGAGCTCGGGCTCTCGCAGGTCCTGTGGAGCGCGACCGCCAAGGACTACTCCACGAACGACTCCGCGCTGATCAGGAAGCGGATACTCGACCAGGCCGGCAAGGACGGGATCATCCTGCTGCACGACATCTACGAGGGCACGGTCCCCGCGGTGCCAGGGATCATCGACACGCTGAAGGAACGGGGCTACACCTTCGTGACCGTCCCTCAGCTGATGGCCCCGGCGGAGCCGGAGCCAGGCACGGTGTACCGCCCCTGACCCGGCCCGCACGCGCAACGGCCCGCCCTCCCGGAGGAGGACGGGCCGTCCGTACCCGGCCGTCGGCGTGATGCCACGCCCGTCACAGCATGGCGCCTACGCGGCGGCCGGGAGCCTGTCCTGCGCCCTGGCCGAGGCCGGGGCGAGCGCGATCTCGAGCACCTGGCGGACGTCGGTCACCGGGTGGACGTCCAGGGTGTCGAGGACCTCCGCCGGGACGTCGTCCAGGTCGGCCTCGTTGCGCTGGGGGATCACCACGGTGGTGATGCCCGCGCGGTGGGCGGCCAGCAGCTTCTGCTTCAGACCGCCGATCGGCAGCACCCGTCCGGTCAGCGACACCTCACCGGTCATCGCCACGTCCGTGCGGACCAGCCGCCCGGAGAGCAGCGAGGCCAGCGCGGTCGTCAGGGTGATGCCGGCGCTCGGGCCGTCCTTCGGGACCGCGCCCGCCGGGAAGTGGATGTGCACACCCCGGTCCTTCAGGTCCGCGACCGGAAGCTCCAGCTCCGCCCCGTGCGAGCGCAGGAAGCTCAGGGCGATCTGCGCGGACTCCTTCATGACGTCGCCGAGCTGGCCGGTCAGGGTCAGCCCCGACGCCCCGGTCTCCGGATCTGCGAGCGACGCCTCGACGAACAGCACGTCACCGCCCGCTCCGGTCACAGCCAGCCCGGTGGCCACGCCCGGCACCGCGGTGCGGCGCCCGGCCGGGTCCTGGGCGGACTCGGGAACGTGGTGCGGCCGTCCGATCAGTCCCCGCAGATCCTGCGCGGACACGGTGAACGGGAGCTCCCGCTCGCCCAGTTCGTGCTGGGCCGCGACCTTTCGCAGCAGCCGGGCGACGGACCGCTCCAGGTTCCGCACCCCGGCCTCCCGGGTGTACTCGCCCGCCAGCTTGCGCAGTGCGGACTCGTCGAGACCGACCTCGTCCTTCTCCAGACCGGCACGCTCCAGCTGGCGCGGGAGCAGGTGGTCACGCGCGATGACGACCTTCTCGTCCTCGGTGTAGCCGTCCAGCGTGACCAGCTCCATGCGGTCGAGCAGGGCTTCCGGAATGGCGTCGAGAACGTTGGCGGTGGCCAGGAACACGACGTCGCTGAGGTCGAGTTCGACCTCCAGGTAGTGGTCGCGGAAGGTGTGGTTCTGCGCCGGGTCGAGCACTTCGAGCAGGGCGGCCGCCGGGTCGCCCCGGAAGTCGGATCCGACCTTGTCGATCTCGTCGAGCAGGACGACCGGGTTCATCGATCCGGCCTCCTTGACGGCCCGGACGATGCGGCCGGGAAGCGCGCCGACGTACGTGCGCCGGTGGCCCCTGATCTCGGCCTCGTCCCGCACCCCGCCGAGCGCGACCCGGACGAACTTGCGTCCCATGGCGTGCGCGACGGACTCGCCGAGGGAGGTCTTGCCCACGCCGGGCGGGCCGACCAGGGCCAGCACGGCACCGCCGCGCCGGCCGCCGACCACACCGAGCCCGCGGTCGGCACGCCGCTTGCGCACCGCGAGGTATTCGGTGATGCGCTCCTTCACGTCGCCCAGGCCCGCGTGCTCGGCGTCGAGGATCTCCCGCGCGCCGCGGATGTCGTAGGCGTCCTCGGTCCGCTCGTTCCAGGGGAGCTCCAGGACCGTGTCCAGCCAGGTCCGGATCCAGGACCCCTCGGGGCTCTGGTCGGAGGCGCGCTCCAGCTTCTCGACCTCCTTGAGGGCGGCCTCGCGGACGTGTCCGGGGAGGTCGGCGGCCTCGACGCGTGCCCGGTAGTCGTCGGACTCGTCGCCGGAACCGGATTCGCCGTTGAGCTCGGAGAGCTCCTTGCGCACGGCGTCGAGCTGTCGCCTCAGCAGGAATTCGCGCTGCTGCTTGTCGACGCCCTCCTGGACGTCCTTGGCGATGGACTCGGCCACGTCCTGCTCGGCGAGGTGCTCGCCGAGCCACTGGATGGCCAGCTTCAGACGGGTGACCGCGTCGGCGGTCTCCAGCAGCTGGACCTTCTGCGCGGTGGTGAGGAAGGGCGAGTACCCGGAGTTGTCGGCGAGGGCGGAGATGTCGTCGATCTGCTGGACCCGGTCCACGACCTGCCAGGCACCGCGCTTCTTCAGCCAGCTGGTCGCGAGGGCCTTGTACTCCTTGGCCAGCTCGGCGGCGGAGCCGGGCAGGGGATCGGGCAACGCCACCTCGATCCGGGTGCCCTCCACCCACAGGGCGTTGCCGGGACCACTGGTCCCCGCACCGATGCGCACCCGGTCACGGGCGCGGATGAGTGCGCCCGGGTCCCCGTCGGACAGCCGGCCGACCTGTTCCACGGTGCCCAGGACACCGGTCCCGGTGTAGTTCCCGTCGATGCGCGGCACGAGCAGAACCTCGGGCTTGCCGCCCCCGGGCCGCGCGACGGCCTGGGCGGCCTCCACGGCGGCGCGTACCTCCGCGTCCGACAGGTCGAGCGGCACCACCATTCCGGGCAGTACGACCTCGTCGTCCAGCGGCAGCACGGGCAGGTCGATCGGCGTGGACGCCCTGGAGGCGTTGGATCCTTCAGTCATGATCTCCCCTTAAGCAGGCAAGTTGAGCTATGTGGACTCAATGCTTGTGAGCCCGTCAATGTTCCCCGACTTGCGTTCGCTCTCAGCGATCAGCACCCCGGCCGACCCCCGGGCCGGGCCCCACCTGCGGAACTCCCCGCAGTGGCGGCCGTCCGCCCACCAGGCTCCGCACCCGCCTCCACAGCAGCACCCCGAGGGCCGCGGCCATTCCCGGACGGTCCGGCCCCCGCCGCGTGGGGGGCACG
The DNA window shown above is from Streptomyces sp. Alt3 and carries:
- a CDS encoding polysaccharide deacetylase family protein, with translation MQTTAPGSARADAASDAKGSYGQADCRKAKCIALTFDAGPAKDTPRLLDVLKEKKVPATFFLLGRDHVLKHPETVRRIEAEGHEVANHTWSHEILTDKEPEEIRAELERTQLAIEDITGKRPRLMRPPQGRTDDTVSEVCEELGLSQVLWSATAKDYSTNDSALIRKRILDQAGKDGIILLHDIYEGTVPAVPGIIDTLKERGYTFVTVPQLMAPAEPEPGTVYRP
- the lon gene encoding endopeptidase La, yielding MTEGSNASRASTPIDLPVLPLDDEVVLPGMVVPLDLSDAEVRAAVEAAQAVARPGGGKPEVLLVPRIDGNYTGTGVLGTVEQVGRLSDGDPGALIRARDRVRIGAGTSGPGNALWVEGTRIEVALPDPLPGSAAELAKEYKALATSWLKKRGAWQVVDRVQQIDDISALADNSGYSPFLTTAQKVQLLETADAVTRLKLAIQWLGEHLAEQDVAESIAKDVQEGVDKQQREFLLRRQLDAVRKELSELNGESGSGDESDDYRARVEAADLPGHVREAALKEVEKLERASDQSPEGSWIRTWLDTVLELPWNERTEDAYDIRGAREILDAEHAGLGDVKERITEYLAVRKRRADRGLGVVGGRRGGAVLALVGPPGVGKTSLGESVAHAMGRKFVRVALGGVRDEAEIRGHRRTYVGALPGRIVRAVKEAGSMNPVVLLDEIDKVGSDFRGDPAAALLEVLDPAQNHTFRDHYLEVELDLSDVVFLATANVLDAIPEALLDRMELVTLDGYTEDEKVVIARDHLLPRQLERAGLEKDEVGLDESALRKLAGEYTREAGVRNLERSVARLLRKVAAQHELGERELPFTVSAQDLRGLIGRPHHVPESAQDPAGRRTAVPGVATGLAVTGAGGDVLFVEASLADPETGASGLTLTGQLGDVMKESAQIALSFLRSHGAELELPVADLKDRGVHIHFPAGAVPKDGPSAGITLTTALASLLSGRLVRTDVAMTGEVSLTGRVLPIGGLKQKLLAAHRAGITTVVIPQRNEADLDDVPAEVLDTLDVHPVTDVRQVLEIALAPASARAQDRLPAAA